The following proteins are encoded in a genomic region of Enterocloster clostridioformis:
- the tnpA gene encoding IS66 family insertion sequence element accessory protein TnpA yields MMEVIPINTNDNVTSKADLWADRFHAFQESGLSRKEWCQQNGIPQSTLGYWIRKLQSEAAETESASDPVFAKLPSEHELHFSTAGTGKPPVMLCLPENIRIEVAADCPARLLTALLQALKNYA; encoded by the coding sequence ATGATGGAGGTGATACCAATAAATACGAATGACAATGTAACCTCAAAGGCTGACCTTTGGGCAGACCGGTTCCATGCTTTTCAGGAAAGCGGTTTATCCCGCAAAGAATGGTGTCAGCAGAATGGAATCCCACAGTCTACACTGGGTTACTGGATCCGAAAGCTCCAGTCAGAAGCAGCTGAGACAGAAAGTGCTTCTGATCCGGTGTTTGCAAAGCTCCCTTCGGAACATGAACTCCATTTCAGTACAGCAGGTACAGGAAAACCTCCTGTGATGCTCTGTCTCCCGGAAAATATCCGGATTGAAGTTGCTGCGGACTGTCCAGCCAGACTGTTGACTGCCCTGCTTCAGGCCTTAAAGAACTATGCTTGA
- the tnpB gene encoding IS66 family insertion sequence element accessory protein TnpB (TnpB, as the term is used for proteins encoded by IS66 family insertion elements, is considered an accessory protein, since TnpC, encoded by a neighboring gene, is a DDE family transposase.), with amino-acid sequence MLDFYGSTTVYLACGCTDLRKSYTGLAAIIKLKFHLDPYSRCMFAFCNRRRTLLKILQWDGSGFWILMKRLDRDSFHWPDTPDELQKVTLKEIHWLCDGLSLNPSGAFEERHPKIVI; translated from the coding sequence ATGCTTGATTTTTACGGAAGTACTACAGTCTATCTGGCATGTGGCTGCACGGACCTCCGGAAGAGCTACACTGGTTTAGCGGCCATCATCAAACTGAAATTCCATCTCGATCCGTACTCCCGCTGTATGTTCGCGTTCTGCAATCGCAGGCGCACATTGCTCAAGATCCTTCAGTGGGACGGGTCAGGGTTTTGGATCCTGATGAAACGGCTGGACCGCGATTCCTTCCATTGGCCTGACACACCGGATGAACTGCAGAAAGTTACGCTGAAAGAGATCCATTGGCTGTGCGATGGTTTATCCCTGAACCCCAGCGGCGCATTTGAAGAACGTCACCCGAAGATCGTCATATGA
- the tnpC gene encoding IS66 family transposase yields the protein MSREDIISLMKTMREHYQKQETKIQILEEKTKELEFLNAMLSDRLTLAQRKQFGPSSEKYADGYTQLNLFNEAEQEAEPDAPEPEMEEIHPSSYKRKKRSGKKEEDLSAFETTEVIEYKLTGADRNCPDCNTKYKVVTKETVKRLKFVPARFEVVEEVTYVYSCPKCGAMKRPEKAPSLLKGTVATPSLVAGIMNAKYVGGMPLARQEREFARYDLNLSTKTMANWIIQCADRYLQPLYELMKEEFLRSRYAHGDETRVQVIDEPEQKGSTQNWMWVYLTDEYSGAPRMVLFQYERTRAGYHPVEFLGDQYQGYFTCDGYQAYHSLPERITVTGCMAHARRRFDESLTVLKKDFTKEQLKETTAYQAMARIGMFYKIEEMIRDKSPEERYEERQKQAKPLLEAFFEWLHTLEDAVDRSSKIGEAVLYTLNQETYLKRYLEDGHLSIDNLAAERALKNFAIGRRNWLFAKSIRGAQASATVYSITETALLNGLKPYNYLTYVMEKMKELGAFPAKEEMLELLPWSSNLPDDCRSKLKK from the coding sequence ATGAGCAGGGAGGATATCATCTCCCTGATGAAAACCATGCGGGAGCATTATCAGAAACAGGAAACAAAGATCCAGATCCTCGAAGAAAAAACAAAGGAACTGGAATTCCTGAACGCGATGCTTTCTGACCGTCTGACTCTTGCGCAGCGGAAACAGTTTGGCCCATCCAGCGAAAAATATGCGGATGGCTATACGCAGCTGAACCTTTTTAACGAGGCAGAGCAGGAAGCAGAGCCTGATGCGCCGGAGCCGGAAATGGAGGAGATCCATCCGTCTTCCTATAAAAGAAAGAAACGTTCCGGCAAAAAGGAGGAAGATCTTTCCGCCTTTGAGACAACGGAAGTAATTGAGTATAAGCTGACCGGCGCGGACCGAAACTGTCCGGACTGCAATACCAAATATAAAGTCGTGACAAAAGAGACGGTGAAGCGCCTGAAGTTTGTGCCTGCACGGTTTGAAGTGGTGGAGGAGGTCACCTATGTTTACAGCTGCCCAAAATGCGGGGCGATGAAACGTCCGGAAAAGGCGCCTTCCCTTCTCAAAGGCACTGTGGCAACACCATCCCTGGTGGCAGGCATCATGAACGCAAAGTATGTGGGCGGCATGCCCCTTGCGCGTCAGGAACGGGAATTCGCCCGTTACGACCTGAACCTTTCCACAAAGACCATGGCGAATTGGATCATCCAGTGTGCGGACCGGTATCTGCAGCCGCTTTATGAACTGATGAAGGAAGAATTCCTCCGGAGCCGGTACGCTCATGGGGATGAAACCCGTGTACAGGTAATCGATGAGCCGGAACAGAAAGGTTCCACCCAGAACTGGATGTGGGTCTATCTCACTGATGAATACAGCGGCGCACCCCGGATGGTCCTCTTCCAATACGAAAGAACCCGGGCGGGATATCATCCGGTGGAATTCCTTGGGGATCAGTACCAGGGATATTTCACCTGCGATGGATACCAGGCATACCACAGCCTTCCGGAAAGGATCACCGTGACAGGATGCATGGCCCATGCGAGGCGCAGATTTGATGAATCCCTGACCGTTTTGAAAAAGGACTTTACCAAAGAGCAGCTGAAGGAAACAACCGCATATCAGGCAATGGCACGGATCGGGATGTTCTATAAGATCGAAGAGATGATCCGTGACAAGTCACCGGAAGAAAGGTATGAAGAGCGTCAAAAGCAGGCAAAGCCGCTTTTAGAGGCTTTTTTCGAGTGGCTTCATACCCTGGAGGATGCTGTGGACAGATCTTCTAAGATCGGAGAGGCGGTCCTGTATACGCTGAACCAGGAAACCTATCTGAAAAGGTATCTGGAAGATGGCCATCTGAGTATTGACAATCTAGCTGCAGAGCGGGCACTGAAAAATTTTGCCATAGGGAGACGCAACTGGCTGTTTGCCAAAAGCATCCGCGGGGCACAGGCCAGTGCGACTGTGTACAGCATCACAGAAACTGCGCTTCTGAATGGACTGAAGCCATACAACTATCTCACATATGTGATGGAAAAGATGAAAGAACTCGGTGCGTTTCCGGCAAAGGAAGAAATGCTGGAGCTTCTCCCATGGTCCTCCAATCTGCCTGATGATTGCCGTAGCAAACTTAAAAAGTAA
- a CDS encoding nucleotide-binding protein, which produces MNIKIISQISGDKGVNVAGDTEGATRMAELTGNRNNGNFRSKPTQTQEYERDANIFIVHGHDTLARIELKDYLQNTLGFPAPVILAELPDCGRTIIEKFEEQADQADIVFVLLTPDDFNHENQARARQNVIFELGYFIGKMGRKSGRVILLSKGNLDIPSDLSGILRIDIGQGIRTAGEDIRKAVKKALETI; this is translated from the coding sequence TTGAACATTAAAATCATCAGCCAGATAAGTGGCGACAAAGGTGTTAATGTTGCCGGAGACACGGAAGGAGCGACAAGGATGGCAGAGTTGACGGGAAATCGGAACAATGGTAATTTTCGTTCAAAACCGACACAGACGCAGGAATATGAACGTGATGCAAACATATTTATTGTCCATGGACATGATACGTTGGCTCGTATAGAGCTTAAAGATTATCTGCAGAATACATTGGGCTTTCCAGCCCCGGTCATTCTGGCTGAACTCCCGGATTGCGGCAGGACGATTATTGAAAAGTTTGAAGAACAGGCAGACCAGGCTGATATTGTATTCGTATTGTTGACGCCGGATGATTTTAACCATGAGAATCAGGCTCGGGCCAGACAGAATGTAATTTTCGAGCTGGGATATTTTATAGGTAAAATGGGCAGGAAAAGCGGCCGGGTCATATTGCTGAGTAAGGGGAATCTGGATATACCTTCAGATTTAAGCGGCATTCTCAGAATTGATATTGGACAAGGAATACGTACGGCAGGAGAGGATATACGAAAGGCAGTCAAGAAAGCCCTGGAAACAATTTAA